The Metabacillus schmidteae nucleotide sequence GTGGAAAAAACAATAAAATTCCTATGTTGATTCTTAAGTTTATCTTATTAGCTGCAACATTCTATGGCGCTGTTAAAACTGCAAGCTTAGCTTGGGCTTTAGGGGATGTTGGATTAGGAATTATGGTGTGGCTAAATGTTATTGCAATCTTAATTTTAGCTAAGCCGGCTTTACTGGCACTAAAAGATTACGAGCGCCAGAAGAAGGAAGGGAAGGACCCTGTCTTTGATCCAAGAGCATTAGGAATTAAAAATGCAGACTATTGGGAAACTGAATACAAAGGCGATAAAGATCAAGCTTCATGACAAAATTAAAGAAGGGGTTGACCATCAGGGTTAACCCTTTTTCTGTGTGTAAAAATATTAAAAGTGTACAACATATAAAGTGACCATAATGAATGTAATAAGGAGGATGAATGATGTCCAAGCAAGGGAAACAGAACGCAGAGCAAACGAGTCAGCAATTAGCAAAGCAGAAAGCAAAAAATGATGTTGAGTTTGGGTCTGATGTACAAGTAGGGAATAGTCAGCACCAAAGTCAGAAGAAAAGCGGCAAACAAGTTAATAAGAAATAATTAAGTAAAAAAAGGACAGCCCTCACATTTTGGGGAGCTGTCCTTAATGATTACTGAATCTGATTTTTTGCATCTTCTGGTACATATTCAGTTGGGATAGATCCGTACCATACATTTCCGTCAGTTAATGTAAGTTTCACATAGTACACATTTTCTTCAGAGTACTCTGAGAAATGATAAATGATTGTAGAAAGTGTTTCTTTTTCTGTTATTGTCACATGTTTCTGACCACGTTCATAAATTACTTCTGGCATATAAATATCCTCTTGGGGATTGGTTGGAACATATGTCACTTCTGCATTCGTAATATCGGTCTCATCTATACGCGTATTTTCTAAATAACCATGGTCCTCTAACCATTTTGTAGTAGAAGTAAAGGATTTCTTCCAATTTACTGAATAACCTTCATACATATGAGGTGTATCACTATTGTCTTGTTTGTATCCTATTTCAATGTAAGCCCATGGAGCAGTTGTTCCAACAATGTCTTCCAACGATTGTGAAAGAATGTCCGCCTCAATTGCTTTCCTAAAATCAGAAATTTCTTTTTCATCTGTAATTGTTACCGGATTATACTGATGACTTGGTCCATAAGGGACAATCTGTATATTAATAACATCTTCCCTCTGAATCTGTGAAAACTCAGGTAAATTGACTTTATAGTCCTTTGCTTCTAATACTGGTTTAAGCTTTTCCTGAAGGGCATCTACAGGAATTAAATATTCACGTTTTAATTCTTTACCATTATTTAATTGGTAAACAAATACTGCCGAATGCTTTTGTATTTGAGCATCTTTTTGTTCCTCAACAAAATCTCTTTGTTGAATTATTTCCTCATGAAGATTACGTATATCTTGTATATAAAGCTTGGAATCAGAATATGGATTCACATTGTTATTCGTTAATTCTTGAAGGTGGTAGGACTCACCGAAGTAAACCTTTTCGATCTGATCCATTCTAGGAAGCTTTGTTTCATAATTGAATAGATCTGTTTTAATACTAAAAAGGATGGCTATAAACACAACGCTATAGATAGCAATACCTGTGAAGAAACGAAGATTAAGAATACGCCATGTTTTTTGCAGAATCATTTCTGCTGCCGTGTATCCAATTAAGGCTCCGGTAATATAGCCGAATATGATCCAACTCCAGTTCAATGATCCTGATGCTGAAAAATAAGATCCACCTAGAATCATTGCACAAAAGGTGACACCATACTTAAAGATTGGCTTCATAAATGAGAATGCAAGGACTTCTGTTGCTCTTTCAAGTTGTCTATAACGATAGAAGATTAATCCTAATACCAATGAAAGAATGGTTATGCCTATATAGATAATTAATTCCAGCATTGTGTATGGATCACTTTCTCCCCAGTTTTCAATAAAGCGTACAAAAGGGGATAAATACATTAACTTATCTTCAATAAAAATAGGTGTAAAACCAAAAAGCAAATAAGAAAGATTATATGAAACAAGTGCAACCATGCCAAGTGGCAAAAATAAAAATACATATGTCAGGATTGCTTGTGCTGTTGTCATTCCGGTTATAAAGCCAACAGCTACAGGAAAGGCAAACATCATGCATGTTAATAAGATACTTAAACCTGTCCAGGTTAATAAATCAGAGATCGTTAGGATGCCAGCAAAACCATCAATAGAATTTGTGACGAAAAATGTAATAATGGCAGTTAGGATGATTGGAACAATTAATAATAATAGACCGCTAATAATATGGCTAACGTATAAGGTTTCTCTCCTTATTGGCAAGCTGTGGATCATATCAACAGAAGATTCACTTTGGATATAGCGGAAAAGTAATAGTGCAGCTGCAACCGGGATTGAAAAATAGAGAAATACTTGAATCTCGGTATTGATTTTTAGATACGTATCGTAATCTGCAAATATAATAAATTCTTGTGAAGCGAGCTGTAGAAGCCCTAAAGGAACAGTGAATACTAATCCGAGAAAGTAGACGATACTTATCCAGCCATGCTGTCTAAAATCTTGTTTAATCACTGCGCGTTTAAAGAAGGACTTTTTCGATTTCATAGCCTACATCCTCCATTTCATAAATAAATATTTCTTCCAATGTTAATGGTAATAAATCATAGATGAGAACAGTGGATGATTGGATAATTTTGTTGATTTTCTCTTCATTGCCTCGAACGATTAATAGAGAAACACTTCCACGTTTTTCATGATGTAAAATCGTTAATTGATTTAATATATGCTCTTCATGGGTTGGATCGGCTAAGGCTAATTGTATTTTGTGAGTATCAGATTTTATATCATCAATTTCCTTTTCAATGATGATTTTGCCATTATGCATGATGCCGACATGATCGCATAAATCTTCAATTTCCCGTAAATTATGAGATGAAATGATGACAGTTAGTTCTCTCTCGGCTACATCTTGAAACAGTAAGTTTTTTACTTTCTGTCTCATAACCGGATCCAGGCCGTCGATAGGCTCATCAAGGATAAGAACATCAGGCATTGCAGATAATGCCAGCCAAAATGCGACTTGTCGCTTCATTCCTTTTGACAGTCGGTGAACTTTCCGACTTAAATCAATATTAAAGGCAGATTTTAGGTGCTCAAACCGTTCTTTATTCCAATCTGGATAATATTCTTCATATTGTGCAGCCATCTGTGCAACAGTTGCTTGAGGAAAGAAATAAAGAACATCAGGGATAAAAACTGTTTTTTCTTTTACAGCTAAATTTTCATAAGCAGGTCGTTCGTTTATCTCGATCGTCCCTTTATCAGGCCGATTAATGCCTGCGATCATCTTTAAGAGTGAGGTTTTACCTGCACCGTTTGATCCGAGTAAGCCGTAAATTGAGCCTTTTTTTACTTGGAGTGTTAGATCATTTACAGCTAATTGTTTGTTGTACGTTTTGCTTATGGATTGCACTCTAATCATCGCTCTTTCCTCCCTTTGTTTGTTGATGTGCTTCATCAAATAAGACATATAGATCCTCTTTTGTTAAACCTAAATAAATTGCTTCTGCGATAAGTTTTTGGATGTCTATTTTAAGGTCTAGTAACTTTTGATCGTTTGTCATTAGTTCAATTGCCGCAACAAAATTTCCTTTCCCTTTAATGGAATACAGATATCCTTGATTTTCAAGTTCCCGATAAGCTCTTTGAATGGTGTTTGGGTTAACTGTTAATTGACTCGATAGC carries:
- a CDS encoding ABC transporter permease subunit, which produces MKSKKSFFKRAVIKQDFRQHGWISIVYFLGLVFTVPLGLLQLASQEFIIFADYDTYLKINTEIQVFLYFSIPVAAALLLFRYIQSESSVDMIHSLPIRRETLYVSHIISGLLLLIVPIILTAIITFFVTNSIDGFAGILTISDLLTWTGLSILLTCMMFAFPVAVGFITGMTTAQAILTYVFLFLPLGMVALVSYNLSYLLFGFTPIFIEDKLMYLSPFVRFIENWGESDPYTMLELIIYIGITILSLVLGLIFYRYRQLERATEVLAFSFMKPIFKYGVTFCAMILGGSYFSASGSLNWSWIIFGYITGALIGYTAAEMILQKTWRILNLRFFTGIAIYSVVFIAILFSIKTDLFNYETKLPRMDQIEKVYFGESYHLQELTNNNVNPYSDSKLYIQDIRNLHEEIIQQRDFVEEQKDAQIQKHSAVFVYQLNNGKELKREYLIPVDALQEKLKPVLEAKDYKVNLPEFSQIQREDVINIQIVPYGPSHQYNPVTITDEKEISDFRKAIEADILSQSLEDIVGTTAPWAYIEIGYKQDNSDTPHMYEGYSVNWKKSFTSTTKWLEDHGYLENTRIDETDITNAEVTYVPTNPQEDIYMPEVIYERGQKHVTITEKETLSTIIYHFSEYSEENVYYVKLTLTDGNVWYGSIPTEYVPEDAKNQIQ
- a CDS encoding ABC transporter ATP-binding protein, producing the protein MIRVQSISKTYNKQLAVNDLTLQVKKGSIYGLLGSNGAGKTSLLKMIAGINRPDKGTIEINERPAYENLAVKEKTVFIPDVLYFFPQATVAQMAAQYEEYYPDWNKERFEHLKSAFNIDLSRKVHRLSKGMKRQVAFWLALSAMPDVLILDEPIDGLDPVMRQKVKNLLFQDVAERELTVIISSHNLREIEDLCDHVGIMHNGKIIIEKEIDDIKSDTHKIQLALADPTHEEHILNQLTILHHEKRGSVSLLIVRGNEEKINKIIQSSTVLIYDLLPLTLEEIFIYEMEDVGYEIEKVLL
- a CDS encoding GntR family transcriptional regulator, with the translated sequence MFQLDVRSRKPIYEQLVDKIKELIIHRILKPDEQLPSVRVLSSQLTVNPNTIQRAYRELENQGYLYSIKGKGNFVAAIELMTNDQKLLDLKIDIQKLIAEAIYLGLTKEDLYVLFDEAHQQTKGGKSDD